A genomic segment from Klebsiella africana encodes:
- the pbpC gene encoding peptidoglycan glycosyltransferase PbpC (penicillin-binding protein 1C) gives MRVLPRVKRRWRGLAAFIFLLWLAVQAADRLWPLPLQDVTPARVVVAEDGTPLWRFADAQGVWRYPVTLADVSPRYLQALIQYEDRWFWRHPGVNPFAVLRAAWQDLTSGRVISGGSTLTMQVARLLDPHPRTFGGKLRQLWRALQLEWHLSKNDILTLYLNRAPFGGTLQGIGAASWAYLGKPPARLSYGEAALLAVLPQAPSRLRPDRWPQRAQAARDKVLARMVSQGVWPEQAVKEAMEEPVWLFPRQMPQLAPLFSRRVLTSSRDEKVVTTLDAGLQRQLEDLALNWKSRLPPRSSLAMVVVDHTDMKVRGWVGSADITDDSRFGHIDMVSAVRSPGSVLKPFIYAMAMDEGLIHPASLLQDVPRRFSDYRPGNFDSGFHGPVSASEALVRSLNLPAVQVLEAYGPKRFAANLRNAGLPLTLPAGAEPNLSLILGGAGARLEDIVAVYSAFARHGKAARLRLKPGDPLNERALMSPGAAWIVRRILAGEAQPVPDASLPQVVPLAWKTGTSYGYRDAWAVGLNARYLIGIWTGRPDGTPVVGQFGFASAVPLLNQVNNLLLARPAMSRGGLPIDPRPQTVSRGTICWPGGQDLPAGDSNCRRRLASWLLDASQPPTLLLPGQEGVRGIRFPVWRNEQGERVAADCPGARESVVEVWPLPLDPWLPQGERRSVRLGPASKACPPLQTQDAAPLVLSGIREGAVIKRLPGEARVMLSLQTSGGEGRRWWFLNGEPIEAAGVRTTLTLDKPGEWQLVVMDEAGQTAAASFTLQ, from the coding sequence ATGCGCGTATTGCCTCGGGTAAAACGCCGCTGGCGCGGGCTGGCGGCGTTTATTTTTCTGCTGTGGCTGGCGGTACAGGCCGCCGATCGCCTGTGGCCGCTGCCGCTGCAGGACGTCACGCCTGCCCGGGTGGTGGTGGCGGAAGACGGCACGCCGCTCTGGCGCTTTGCCGATGCGCAGGGCGTATGGCGTTATCCGGTAACTCTCGCCGACGTGTCGCCGCGCTATCTGCAGGCGCTCATCCAGTATGAAGACCGCTGGTTCTGGAGACATCCAGGGGTCAATCCCTTCGCGGTGCTGCGCGCCGCCTGGCAGGATCTCACTTCCGGGCGAGTAATCTCGGGCGGCAGCACGCTCACCATGCAGGTCGCGCGTCTGCTCGACCCTCATCCGCGCACCTTCGGCGGCAAGCTACGCCAGCTATGGCGCGCGCTGCAGCTGGAGTGGCATCTGTCAAAAAACGACATTCTTACCCTCTATCTGAACCGCGCGCCGTTTGGCGGCACCCTGCAGGGCATCGGCGCAGCCAGCTGGGCCTATCTCGGTAAGCCGCCTGCCAGGCTTAGCTACGGCGAGGCGGCGCTGCTGGCGGTGCTGCCCCAGGCGCCCAGTCGTTTACGTCCGGACCGCTGGCCGCAGCGGGCCCAGGCGGCGCGTGATAAAGTGCTTGCGCGCATGGTCAGTCAGGGCGTCTGGCCTGAGCAGGCGGTAAAGGAAGCGATGGAGGAGCCAGTATGGCTGTTTCCACGACAGATGCCGCAGCTGGCGCCGCTTTTTTCACGCCGGGTGCTGACGAGCAGTCGTGATGAAAAGGTGGTGACGACTCTGGATGCCGGGCTCCAGCGGCAACTGGAAGATCTGGCGCTGAACTGGAAATCGCGCCTGCCGCCGCGCAGTTCGCTGGCGATGGTCGTCGTCGACCACACAGATATGAAAGTTCGCGGCTGGGTGGGCTCGGCGGATATCACCGACGACAGCCGCTTTGGCCATATTGATATGGTCTCGGCGGTACGCTCGCCGGGGTCGGTGCTGAAACCCTTTATCTACGCGATGGCGATGGATGAGGGGCTGATTCACCCGGCATCGCTATTACAGGATGTACCGCGGCGCTTTAGCGATTATCGCCCCGGCAATTTCGACAGCGGGTTTCACGGCCCGGTGAGCGCCAGCGAGGCTTTGGTGCGGTCGCTGAATCTGCCGGCGGTGCAGGTGCTTGAAGCCTACGGGCCCAAACGTTTCGCAGCGAATTTACGCAATGCCGGGTTGCCCCTGACGTTGCCCGCTGGCGCTGAGCCGAATCTGTCGCTGATTCTCGGCGGCGCCGGGGCGCGACTGGAAGACATCGTGGCGGTGTACAGCGCCTTCGCCCGCCATGGCAAGGCGGCGCGGCTGCGCCTGAAACCGGGCGATCCACTGAACGAGCGCGCACTGATGTCGCCGGGGGCGGCGTGGATCGTTCGGCGCATCCTGGCCGGCGAAGCGCAGCCGGTTCCCGATGCCTCGCTGCCGCAGGTGGTCCCGCTGGCGTGGAAGACCGGCACCAGCTACGGCTATCGCGACGCGTGGGCGGTGGGCCTTAATGCGCGTTATCTGATAGGCATCTGGACCGGGCGTCCGGACGGTACGCCGGTGGTGGGGCAGTTTGGTTTCGCCAGCGCCGTGCCGCTACTCAACCAGGTCAATAATCTGCTGCTGGCCCGCCCGGCGATGAGCCGCGGCGGGCTGCCGATCGATCCTCGCCCGCAAACGGTGAGCCGTGGGACTATTTGCTGGCCAGGCGGGCAGGATCTACCGGCCGGTGACAGCAACTGCCGCCGACGCTTAGCCAGCTGGCTGCTCGATGCCAGCCAGCCGCCGACTCTGCTGCTGCCGGGACAGGAAGGTGTGCGCGGGATCCGCTTCCCGGTGTGGCGCAATGAACAAGGTGAACGGGTGGCGGCGGATTGTCCCGGGGCGCGCGAAAGTGTGGTTGAGGTCTGGCCGCTGCCGCTGGATCCCTGGCTACCGCAGGGGGAACGTCGCTCCGTGCGTCTGGGTCCGGCATCGAAAGCATGCCCGCCGTTACAGACTCAGGATGCCGCGCCGCTGGTGCTCTCTGGCATCCGTGAAGGCGCGGTGATAAAACGTCTCCCGGGCGAGGCGCGGGTGATGTTGTCGCTACAAACCAGCGGTGGGGAAGGGCGGCGCTGGTGGTTTCTCAACGGTGAACCGATAGAGGCCGCTGGCGTAAGAACCACACTCACCCTGGATAAGCCCGGCGAGTGGCAGCTGGTGGTCATGGATGAGGCGGGGCAAACGGCGGCCGCCAGCTTTACCCTGCAATAA
- the ndk gene encoding nucleoside-diphosphate kinase: protein MAIERTFSIIKPNAVAKNVIGSIFSRFEAAGFKIVGTKMLHLTVEQARGFYAEHEGRPFFDGLVEFMTSGPIVVSVLEGENAVQRHRDLLGATNPANALAGTLRADYADSFTENGTHGSDSVESAAREIAFFFAEGEVCPRTR, encoded by the coding sequence ATGGCTATTGAACGTACTTTTTCCATCATCAAACCAAACGCGGTGGCAAAAAACGTTATTGGCAGCATCTTTTCCCGCTTTGAAGCTGCAGGGTTCAAAATCGTCGGCACCAAAATGCTGCACCTGACCGTTGAACAGGCTCGTGGTTTCTATGCTGAGCACGAAGGACGCCCGTTCTTCGACGGTCTGGTTGAGTTCATGACCTCCGGCCCGATCGTGGTTTCCGTTCTGGAAGGCGAAAATGCGGTACAGCGTCACCGTGACCTGCTGGGCGCCACCAACCCGGCAAACGCCCTGGCGGGTACCCTGCGCGCTGACTACGCTGACAGCTTCACCGAGAACGGCACTCACGGTTCCGACTCTGTAGAATCCGCTGCCCGCGAAATCGCGTTCTTCTTTGCTGAAGGCGAGGTTTGCCCGCGCACTCGCTAA
- a CDS encoding bifunctional tRNA (adenosine(37)-C2)-methyltransferase TrmG/ribosomal RNA large subunit methyltransferase RlmN, translated as MSEQIVTPDTAALTVPNKDAKINLLDLNRQQMREFFKNMGEKPFRADQVMKWMYHYCCDDFDEMTDINKVLRSKLKEVAEIRAPEVVEEQRSTDGTIKWAIAVGDQRVETVYIPEEDRATLCVSSQVGCALECKFCSTAQQGFNRNLRVSEIIGQVWRAAKIVGAVKTTGVRPITNVVMMGMGEPLLNLNNVVPAMEIMLDDFGFGLSKRRVTLSTSGVVPALDKLGDMIDVALAISLHAPNDTIRDEIVPINKKYNIETFLNSVRGYISKSNANQGRVTIEYVMLDHVNDGTEHAHELAALLKDTPCKINLIPWNPFPGAPYGRSSNSRIDRFSKVLMEYGFTTIVRKTRGDDIDAACGQLAGDVIDRTKRTLRKRMQGEAIDVKAV; from the coding sequence ATGTCTGAACAAATTGTCACGCCTGATACCGCCGCTCTGACGGTGCCGAACAAAGATGCCAAAATCAACCTGCTGGATTTAAACCGTCAGCAGATGCGCGAGTTTTTCAAAAACATGGGCGAGAAGCCTTTCCGCGCCGATCAGGTGATGAAATGGATGTATCACTACTGCTGCGACGACTTTGATGAAATGACCGACATCAACAAAGTCCTGCGCAGTAAACTGAAAGAAGTGGCGGAGATCCGCGCCCCGGAAGTGGTTGAAGAGCAACGCTCAACCGACGGGACCATCAAATGGGCGATTGCCGTTGGCGATCAGCGCGTCGAGACCGTCTATATCCCGGAAGAAGACCGCGCCACCCTGTGCGTCTCCTCCCAGGTTGGCTGTGCGCTGGAGTGCAAATTCTGCTCTACCGCCCAGCAGGGCTTTAACCGCAACCTGCGGGTATCCGAAATTATCGGCCAGGTCTGGCGCGCGGCGAAAATCGTCGGCGCGGTGAAGACCACCGGCGTGCGTCCCATTACCAACGTAGTAATGATGGGCATGGGCGAGCCGCTGCTGAACCTCAACAACGTCGTTCCGGCGATGGAAATCATGCTCGACGATTTCGGCTTTGGCCTTTCCAAGCGTCGTGTGACCTTGTCTACCTCCGGCGTGGTGCCGGCGCTGGATAAGCTCGGCGATATGATCGACGTCGCGCTGGCGATCTCTCTGCACGCGCCGAACGACACCATTCGTGACGAAATCGTTCCGATCAATAAAAAGTACAACATCGAGACCTTCCTTAACTCGGTGCGCGGCTATATTTCGAAGTCCAACGCCAACCAGGGCCGGGTGACCATCGAGTACGTCATGCTGGATCACGTCAACGACGGCACCGAGCATGCCCATGAACTGGCGGCGCTGCTGAAAGATACGCCGTGCAAGATCAACCTGATCCCATGGAACCCGTTCCCGGGCGCGCCGTATGGTCGCAGCTCCAACAGCCGCATCGACCGTTTCTCCAAAGTCCTGATGGAGTACGGCTTTACCACCATCGTGCGTAAAACGCGCGGCGACGATATCGATGCCGCCTGCGGCCAGCTGGCGGGCGACGTTATTGACCGGACCAAGCGTACGCTGCGTAAGCGGATGCAGGGCGAAGCGATTGACGTAAAAGCGGTCTGA
- the rodZ gene encoding cytoskeleton protein RodZ, translated as MNTEATQDHQEANTTGARLRHAREQLGLSQQAVAERLCLKVSTVRDIEDDKAPADLASTFLRGYIRSYARLVHIPEDELLPMMAKQAPIRAAKVAPMQSFSLGKRRKKRDGWLMSFTWLVLFVVIGLSGAWWWQDHKAQQEEISTMADQSSAELNGGDANSQNVPLDTSAPAAPTADSAANSAPTDTASAPTTSAPAQTPADNNAVVAPSQANVDTAGTTPAAPATTPASPLPTDQANVTTPAASAQDLVMNFSADCWLEVSDATGKKLFSGLQRKGGNLNLSGQAPYKLKIGAPAAVQIQYLGKPVDLSRFIRTNQVARLTLNAESSPAQ; from the coding sequence ATGAATACTGAAGCCACTCAAGATCATCAAGAAGCAAACACCACGGGCGCGCGTCTGCGTCATGCCCGCGAACAGCTCGGACTTAGCCAGCAAGCGGTGGCAGAACGCTTATGCCTGAAGGTGTCCACGGTTCGTGATATTGAAGACGATAAGGCTCCCGCCGACCTCGCCTCAACCTTTCTGCGCGGTTACATCCGCTCCTACGCTCGCCTCGTACATATCCCTGAAGACGAGCTGCTGCCGATGATGGCCAAGCAGGCGCCTATTCGCGCGGCGAAAGTCGCGCCAATGCAGAGTTTCTCTTTAGGCAAGCGCCGCAAAAAGCGCGACGGCTGGCTGATGAGCTTCACCTGGCTGGTGCTGTTTGTGGTTATCGGTCTGAGCGGCGCCTGGTGGTGGCAAGACCATAAGGCGCAGCAGGAAGAGATTTCGACCATGGCCGATCAGTCTTCCGCTGAGCTGAACGGCGGCGACGCCAACAGCCAGAACGTGCCGCTGGATACCAGCGCCCCTGCAGCCCCGACCGCCGATAGCGCCGCGAACAGCGCGCCAACCGATACCGCCAGCGCACCGACCACCAGCGCGCCGGCCCAGACGCCAGCGGATAATAACGCTGTCGTGGCGCCTTCCCAGGCCAATGTCGATACCGCGGGGACGACGCCGGCAGCTCCGGCTACCACCCCAGCCTCGCCGTTGCCGACCGATCAGGCGAACGTCACGACTCCGGCGGCGTCGGCGCAGGATCTGGTGATGAACTTTTCCGCCGACTGCTGGCTGGAAGTGAGCGATGCCACCGGTAAAAAACTGTTCAGCGGCCTGCAGCGTAAAGGCGGGAACCTGAACCTGAGCGGTCAGGCGCCATATAAGCTGAAAATTGGCGCCCCGGCTGCGGTACAGATCCAGTATCTTGGCAAGCCTGTCGATTTGAGTCGTTTTATCAGAACTAACCAGGTTGCGCGTCTGACCCTTAATGCCGAATCATCACCGGCGCAGTAA
- the ispG gene encoding flavodoxin-dependent (E)-4-hydroxy-3-methylbut-2-enyl-diphosphate synthase: MHNQAPIQRRKSKRIYVGNVPIGDGAPIAVQSMTNTRTTDVAATVNQIKALERVGADIVRVSVPTMDAAEAFKLIKQQVNVPLVADIHFDYRIALKVAEYGVDCLRINPGNIGNEERIRMVVDCARDKNIPIRIGVNAGSLEKDLQEKYGEPTPQALLESAMRHVDHLDRLNFDQFKVSVKASDVFLAVESYRLLAKQIDQPLHLGITEAGGARSGAVKSAIGLGLLLSEGIGDTLRVSLAADPVEEIKVGFDILKSLRIRSRGINFIACPTCSRQEFDVIGTVNALEQRLEDIITPMDVSIIGCVVNGPGEALVSTLGVTGGNKKSGLYEDGVRKDRLDNNDMIDQLEARIRAKASMLDEARRIDVQQVEAK, translated from the coding sequence ATGCATAACCAGGCTCCGATTCAACGTAGAAAATCTAAACGTATTTACGTTGGTAATGTGCCAATTGGCGATGGGGCTCCCATCGCCGTCCAGTCAATGACCAATACGCGCACCACCGATGTGGCGGCAACGGTAAATCAAATCAAAGCGTTAGAGCGCGTGGGCGCGGACATTGTCCGTGTCTCTGTTCCGACGATGGATGCCGCCGAGGCGTTCAAACTGATCAAACAGCAGGTTAACGTCCCGCTGGTCGCCGATATCCACTTTGACTACCGTATTGCGCTGAAAGTGGCGGAATATGGCGTCGACTGCCTGCGTATCAACCCGGGCAATATCGGCAACGAAGAGCGCATCCGCATGGTTGTAGATTGCGCGCGCGATAAAAACATCCCGATCCGCATCGGCGTCAACGCCGGATCGCTGGAAAAAGATCTGCAGGAAAAATACGGCGAGCCGACGCCGCAGGCGCTGCTCGAATCCGCTATGCGTCACGTCGATCATCTTGATCGTCTGAACTTCGATCAGTTTAAAGTCAGCGTTAAAGCCTCCGACGTTTTCCTGGCGGTGGAATCCTATCGTCTGCTGGCGAAACAGATCGATCAGCCGCTGCATCTCGGGATCACCGAAGCGGGTGGCGCACGCAGCGGCGCAGTGAAGTCCGCGATCGGCCTGGGCCTGCTGTTATCCGAGGGGATCGGCGATACGCTGCGCGTCTCGCTGGCGGCGGATCCGGTGGAAGAGATCAAGGTCGGCTTCGATATCCTCAAATCTCTGCGCATTCGTTCCCGCGGCATTAACTTTATCGCCTGCCCAACCTGTTCACGCCAGGAGTTTGACGTTATCGGAACGGTAAACGCCCTGGAGCAGCGTCTGGAAGATATCATCACTCCGATGGATGTTTCGATCATCGGTTGCGTGGTGAACGGCCCGGGCGAAGCGCTGGTTTCCACCCTCGGCGTGACCGGCGGCAACAAGAAAAGCGGCCTGTATGAAGACGGCGTGCGTAAAGATCGCCTGGATAACAACGACATGATCGACCAGCTGGAAGCGCGGATCCGCGCCAAAGCCTCGATGCTCGATGAAGCCCGTCGGATTGACGTTCAACAGGTTGAAGCAAAATAA
- the hisS gene encoding histidine--tRNA ligase, whose amino-acid sequence MAKNIQAIRGMNDYLPGETALWQRIEGSLKQVLGSYGYSEIRLPIVEQTPLFKRAIGEVTDVVEKEMYTFEDRNGDSLTLRPEGTAGCVRAGIEHGLLYNQEQRLWYVGPMFRHERPQKGRYRQFHQIGAEVFGLQGPDIDAELIMLTARWWRELGIADHVSLELNSIGSLEARANYRDALVAYLEQFTDKLDEDSKRRMYTNPLRVLDSKNPDVQALLNEAPALGDYLDEESKTHFAGLCALLDDAGIRYTVNQRLVRGLDYYNRTVFEWVTTSLGSQGTVCAGGRYDGLVEQLGGRATPGVGFAMGLERLVLLVQAVNPEFKADPVVDIYLVASGTDTQSAAMRLAEQVRDALPGVKLMTNHGGGNFKKQFARADKWGARIALVIGESEIADGNVVVKDLRSGEQTTVTQESVAAHLRTLLG is encoded by the coding sequence GTGGCAAAGAACATTCAAGCCATCCGTGGCATGAACGATTATCTGCCGGGCGAAACCGCTCTCTGGCAGCGCATTGAAGGCTCACTGAAGCAGGTGCTCGGTAGCTACGGTTACAGCGAAATCCGTTTGCCGATTGTAGAGCAGACCCCGTTATTCAAACGCGCGATCGGCGAAGTGACCGACGTGGTTGAAAAAGAGATGTATACCTTCGAAGACCGCAATGGCGATAGCCTGACGCTGCGTCCGGAAGGGACGGCGGGCTGCGTACGTGCCGGCATCGAACATGGTCTGCTGTACAATCAAGAACAGCGTCTGTGGTACGTCGGGCCGATGTTCCGTCACGAGCGTCCGCAGAAAGGCCGTTACCGCCAGTTCCATCAGATCGGCGCCGAAGTGTTTGGCCTGCAGGGCCCGGACATCGACGCGGAGCTGATTATGCTGACCGCGCGCTGGTGGCGCGAGCTGGGTATTGCCGATCACGTCAGCCTGGAGCTGAACTCCATCGGTTCGCTGGAGGCTCGTGCCAACTACCGCGACGCGCTGGTGGCATACCTGGAGCAGTTTACCGATAAGCTGGATGAAGACAGCAAACGCCGGATGTACACCAATCCGCTGCGGGTGCTGGACTCCAAGAACCCGGACGTACAGGCGCTGCTGAACGAGGCGCCGGCGCTCGGCGATTACCTCGACGAAGAATCGAAAACCCACTTTGCCGGCCTGTGCGCACTGCTCGATGATGCCGGGATCCGCTACACCGTCAACCAGCGTCTGGTACGCGGCCTCGACTACTATAACCGCACCGTATTCGAGTGGGTGACCACCAGCCTTGGTTCGCAGGGCACCGTCTGCGCCGGCGGCCGCTACGACGGTCTGGTTGAGCAGCTGGGCGGTCGTGCTACTCCAGGCGTAGGCTTTGCTATGGGGTTAGAGCGCCTTGTTTTACTGGTCCAGGCAGTGAATCCGGAATTTAAAGCCGATCCTGTTGTCGATATATACCTGGTAGCCTCCGGGACCGATACTCAGTCTGCTGCAATGCGTCTGGCTGAGCAGGTTCGCGATGCGCTGCCCGGCGTGAAGCTGATGACCAACCACGGCGGCGGCAACTTTAAGAAGCAGTTTGCCCGCGCCGATAAATGGGGCGCCCGTATCGCCCTGGTGATTGGTGAGTCAGAGATCGCTGACGGAAACGTGGTAGTGAAGGATTTACGCTCAGGTGAGCAAACTACCGTAACGCAGGAGAGCGTTGCCGCGCATTTGCGCACACTTCTGGGTTAA
- a CDS encoding YfgM family protein, with protein METFNNENDQVDALKRFFAENGKALAVGVILGIGALVGWRYWTSHQQDTARDASLAYEKATSALKSNTPEVLSGAEKFAADNKNTYGAFASLELAQHFVEQNDLPNAEKQLQQGLAAASDDNLKSVISMRLARVQLQMKQADAALKTLDSIKGEGWTAIVADLRGEILLSKGDKQGARAAWEAGVKSDASPALSEMMRMKMNNLSI; from the coding sequence GTGGAAACTTTTAACAACGAGAACGATCAGGTCGATGCGCTGAAGCGCTTCTTTGCCGAAAACGGCAAAGCGCTGGCGGTCGGGGTGATTTTAGGGATTGGCGCGCTGGTTGGCTGGCGCTACTGGACCTCCCATCAGCAGGATACCGCCAGAGACGCGTCGCTGGCTTACGAAAAGGCGACTTCCGCGCTGAAATCGAATACGCCAGAAGTGCTGTCAGGGGCAGAGAAATTCGCGGCTGACAATAAAAATACCTACGGCGCCTTCGCCTCTCTCGAGCTGGCACAGCATTTTGTTGAACAGAACGATCTGCCGAACGCTGAAAAGCAGCTGCAGCAGGGGCTGGCAGCCGCATCTGATGATAATCTGAAATCGGTTATCAGCATGCGTCTTGCCCGCGTTCAACTGCAGATGAAACAGGCTGATGCGGCGCTGAAAACCCTCGACAGCATCAAAGGTGAGGGCTGGACCGCCATTGTGGCCGATTTGCGCGGCGAAATTCTGTTGAGCAAAGGCGATAAGCAAGGGGCCCGTGCGGCGTGGGAAGCTGGCGTGAAAAGCGATGCTTCTCCTGCGCTCAGCGAAATGATGCGTATGAAAATGAATAATTTGTCCATCTGA
- the bamB gene encoding outer membrane protein assembly factor BamB has product MQLRKLLLPGLLSVTLLSGCSLFNSEEDVVKMSPLPTVENQFTPSTSWSTSVGDGIGEFYSNLHPAFADGVVYAADRKGTVKALNADDGKEVWSVNLAEKDGWFSRTPALLSGGVTVSGGHVYIGSEKAQLYALNTSDGTVAWQTRVAGEALSRPVVSDGMVLVHTSNGQLQALNETDGAVKWTVNLDMPALSLRGESAPATAYGAAIVGGDNGRVSAVLMQQGQMIWQQRISTATGPTEIDRLNDVDTTPIIVNGVVYALAYNGNLTALDLRSGQIMWKRELGSVNDFIVDGNRIYLVDQNDRLLALTTDGGVTLWTQSDLLHRLLTAPVLYNGNLVVGDSEGYMHWVNPEDGHFVAQQKVDSSGFLTDPVVADGRLLIQAKDGTLYAITR; this is encoded by the coding sequence ATGCAATTGCGTAAATTACTGTTGCCAGGGCTGCTTTCCGTTACCTTGCTGAGCGGGTGTTCGCTGTTTAATAGCGAAGAAGATGTGGTGAAAATGTCACCGCTGCCGACGGTAGAAAACCAGTTTACGCCGTCCACGTCCTGGAGCACCTCGGTTGGCGATGGTATCGGCGAATTTTACTCTAACCTTCATCCGGCCTTCGCCGACGGCGTAGTGTATGCTGCTGACCGTAAAGGCACCGTCAAAGCGCTGAACGCCGATGACGGCAAAGAGGTGTGGTCGGTGAATCTGGCGGAGAAAGATGGCTGGTTCTCGCGCACGCCAGCGCTGCTTTCCGGCGGGGTGACCGTCTCTGGCGGCCATGTTTATATCGGCAGTGAGAAAGCGCAGCTGTATGCGCTGAATACCAGCGATGGTACCGTGGCCTGGCAAACCCGCGTTGCTGGCGAGGCACTGTCGCGTCCGGTGGTGAGCGATGGCATGGTGCTGGTGCATACCAGTAACGGCCAGCTGCAGGCGTTGAATGAGACCGATGGGGCCGTGAAGTGGACCGTTAACCTCGATATGCCAGCGCTCTCCCTGCGCGGCGAGTCTGCGCCTGCGACCGCTTATGGTGCGGCGATCGTCGGCGGCGACAATGGCCGCGTCAGTGCAGTATTGATGCAGCAGGGGCAGATGATTTGGCAGCAACGTATTTCTACGGCCACCGGCCCGACGGAAATTGACCGCCTGAACGACGTCGACACGACGCCGATCATCGTTAACGGTGTGGTTTATGCGCTGGCTTATAACGGTAACCTGACCGCGCTGGACCTGCGTAGCGGCCAGATTATGTGGAAACGCGAGCTGGGTTCGGTGAATGATTTCATCGTCGATGGTAACCGTATCTACCTGGTTGACCAGAACGATCGCCTGCTGGCACTGACCACCGACGGCGGTGTAACCCTGTGGACGCAAAGCGATCTGCTGCACCGTTTGCTGACTGCGCCGGTGTTGTATAATGGCAATCTGGTCGTCGGCGATAGCGAAGGCTACATGCACTGGGTGAATCCGGAAGATGGCCATTTTGTGGCGCAGCAGAAAGTGGACAGCTCCGGCTTCCTGACCGATCCGGTGGTTGCCGATGGTCGACTGCTGATCCAGGCGAAAGACGGTACGCTGTACGCGATTACGCGTTAA
- the der gene encoding ribosome biogenesis GTPase Der — translation MIPVVALVGRPNVGKSTLFNRLTRTRDALVADFPGLTRDRKYGRAEVEGREFICIDTGGIDGTEEGVETRMAEQSLLAIEEADVVLFMVDARAGLMPADIAIAKHLRSREKPTFLVANKTDGIDVDQAMADFWSLGLGDIYPIAASHGRGVTSLLEQALLPWVDEVNPQEEVDEDAEYWAKFEAEQNGEAEEEPEDDFNPQDLPIKLAIVGRPNVGKSTLTNRILGEDRVVVYDMPGTTRDSIYIPMQRDEREYVLIDTAGVRKRGKITDVVEKFSVIKTLQAIEDANVVLLVIDAREGISDQDLSLLGFILNSGRSLVIVVNKWDGLSQEVKEQVKETLDYRLGFIDFARVHFISALHGSGVGNLFESVREAYDSATRRVSTAMLTRIMNMAAEDHQPPLVRGRRVKLKYAHAGGYNPPIVVIHGNQVKDLPDSYKRYLMNYFRKSLDVMGTPIRIQFKEGENPFANKRNTLTPNQMRKRKRLIKHIKKSK, via the coding sequence ATGATACCTGTGGTCGCGCTTGTCGGGCGCCCTAACGTTGGAAAATCCACGCTCTTTAACCGCCTGACGCGCACTCGTGATGCGCTGGTTGCGGATTTCCCGGGGCTGACTCGTGACCGTAAGTACGGTCGGGCCGAAGTCGAAGGCCGCGAATTCATCTGTATCGATACCGGTGGTATTGATGGTACAGAAGAGGGCGTGGAAACCCGGATGGCGGAGCAGTCGCTGCTGGCTATCGAAGAGGCCGATGTGGTGCTGTTTATGGTCGATGCGCGCGCGGGCCTGATGCCGGCGGACATCGCGATCGCTAAACACCTGCGCTCTCGTGAAAAGCCCACCTTCCTGGTGGCTAACAAAACCGACGGCATCGACGTCGACCAGGCGATGGCGGACTTCTGGTCGCTCGGCCTGGGCGATATCTATCCGATTGCCGCTTCGCACGGCCGCGGCGTGACCAGCCTGCTGGAGCAGGCCCTGCTGCCATGGGTCGATGAGGTTAATCCGCAGGAAGAGGTGGATGAAGACGCCGAATACTGGGCGAAATTCGAAGCCGAGCAGAATGGCGAAGCGGAAGAAGAGCCGGAAGACGACTTCAATCCGCAGGATCTGCCGATCAAGCTGGCAATTGTCGGACGTCCCAATGTCGGTAAATCGACCCTCACCAACCGTATCCTCGGTGAAGACCGCGTTGTGGTCTACGATATGCCTGGTACCACCCGTGACAGCATTTATATTCCGATGCAGCGCGACGAGCGTGAATATGTGCTCATCGATACCGCCGGGGTACGTAAGCGCGGCAAGATTACTGACGTGGTGGAGAAATTCTCGGTTATTAAGACGCTGCAGGCGATTGAAGACGCCAACGTCGTGTTGCTGGTGATCGATGCTCGTGAAGGGATTTCCGACCAGGATCTCTCCCTGCTGGGCTTTATTCTGAACAGCGGCCGTTCGCTGGTGATCGTCGTCAACAAGTGGGACGGCCTCAGTCAGGAAGTGAAAGAGCAGGTGAAGGAGACCCTCGACTATCGTCTGGGCTTTATCGATTTTGCCCGAGTGCACTTCATCTCCGCCCTGCACGGCAGCGGCGTAGGCAACCTGTTTGAATCGGTACGCGAAGCCTACGATAGCGCTACGCGCCGCGTAAGCACTGCGATGCTGACCCGGATCATGAACATGGCGGCCGAAGATCATCAGCCACCGCTGGTTCGTGGCCGTCGCGTGAAGCTGAAATATGCCCACGCCGGGGGCTACAACCCGCCTATCGTGGTGATCCACGGTAACCAGGTCAAGGATCTGCCGGATTCCTACAAGCGCTACCTGATGAACTACTTCCGTAAATCCCTGGACGTGATGGGCACGCCAATCCGGATCCAGTTCAAGGAAGGGGAAAACCCGTTCGCCAACAAGCGCAACACCCTGACGCCGAACCAGATGCGTAAACGTAAGCGCTTGATCAAGCACATCAAGAAAAGCAAATAA